Proteins encoded together in one Micromonospora auratinigra window:
- a CDS encoding family 43 glycosylhydrolase — MTVARPARGSRRAGRWTALIVSLLAVLGSFAAPARADNPIVQTIYTADPAPLVYNGRVYLYTGHDEDNSTWFTMKEWRVWSSDDMVNWTDHGSPLNLATFSWASKDAWAGQAIQRNGKFYWYVPMTVRATGQMGIGVAVADSPTGPFRDAIGHPLVSNGEIDPTVFIDDDGQAYLYWGNPHLWYVKLNADMVSYAGSPTQIPLTTAGFGTRTGDANRPTLFEEGPWVYKRNGLYYLVYAAKCCSEFIAYSTAPGPLGPWTYRGTVMPTQGSSFTNHPGIVDFKGGSYFFYHNGALPGGGGFTRSVAVEKFSYGADGSIPTITMTATGAPQVGTLNPYVRQEAETIAWESGVETEAASGGGMDVGWIENGDHLKVKGVGFGTGAASYTARVASGASGGTIELRLDSATGPLVGTCRVAGTGGWQTWTDTTCPVSGATGTRDLYLRFTGGSGYLFNLDNWRFSPVGSTPPPTPPPSSPPPSASPSPTPPPSSPPPAGGACTASYRTTNTWSGGFQAEVTVTAGSAPIKGWAVQWTLSGGQSVSQVWSGTLSTSGTTATVRDVSYNGALAAGGSTTFGFLANGPTSNPALTCTAS, encoded by the coding sequence ATGACGGTCGCGCGCCCCGCACGGGGCAGCCGCCGGGCCGGGCGGTGGACGGCCCTGATCGTGAGCCTGCTGGCGGTGCTGGGGTCGTTCGCGGCCCCGGCCCGGGCGGACAACCCGATCGTGCAGACGATCTACACGGCCGACCCGGCGCCGCTGGTGTACAACGGCCGCGTCTACCTCTACACCGGCCACGACGAGGACAACTCGACCTGGTTCACGATGAAGGAGTGGCGGGTCTGGTCCTCCGACGACATGGTGAACTGGACCGACCACGGCTCGCCGCTCAACCTCGCCACCTTCAGCTGGGCCAGCAAGGACGCCTGGGCCGGCCAGGCGATCCAGCGCAACGGCAAGTTCTACTGGTACGTGCCGATGACGGTCCGCGCGACCGGGCAGATGGGCATCGGGGTGGCGGTCGCCGACAGCCCGACCGGGCCGTTCCGCGACGCCATCGGGCACCCGCTGGTGAGCAACGGTGAGATCGACCCGACGGTCTTCATCGACGACGACGGCCAGGCGTACCTGTACTGGGGCAACCCGCACCTGTGGTACGTGAAGCTGAACGCGGACATGGTCTCGTACGCCGGCAGCCCGACCCAGATTCCGTTGACCACGGCCGGCTTCGGCACCCGGACCGGCGACGCGAACCGCCCGACGCTGTTCGAGGAAGGGCCGTGGGTCTACAAGCGCAACGGCCTGTACTACCTGGTCTACGCGGCCAAGTGCTGCTCGGAGTTCATCGCCTACTCCACCGCCCCGGGCCCGCTCGGGCCCTGGACCTACCGCGGCACGGTGATGCCGACGCAGGGCAGCAGCTTCACCAACCACCCCGGGATCGTCGACTTCAAGGGCGGGTCGTACTTCTTCTACCACAACGGCGCGCTGCCCGGCGGCGGCGGATTCACCCGGTCGGTGGCGGTGGAGAAGTTCTCCTACGGCGCGGACGGCTCGATCCCGACCATCACCATGACCGCCACCGGCGCCCCGCAGGTCGGCACGCTGAACCCGTACGTCCGGCAGGAGGCCGAGACCATCGCCTGGGAGTCCGGGGTGGAGACCGAGGCGGCCTCCGGCGGCGGCATGGACGTCGGCTGGATCGAGAACGGCGACCACCTCAAGGTCAAGGGGGTGGGCTTCGGCACCGGTGCCGCCTCCTACACCGCCCGGGTGGCGTCCGGCGCGTCCGGGGGCACCATCGAGCTGCGGCTGGACAGCGCCACCGGCCCCCTGGTGGGCACCTGCCGAGTGGCCGGCACCGGCGGCTGGCAGACGTGGACCGACACCACCTGCCCGGTCAGTGGCGCCACCGGCACCCGGGACCTGTACCTGCGCTTCACCGGCGGCAGCGGCTACCTGTTCAACCTCGACAACTGGCGGTTCAGCCCGGTCGGCAGCACGCCGCCCCCCACCCCGCCGCCGAGCAGCCCGCCGCCGTCGGCCAGCCCGTCACCGACCCCGCCGCCGAGCAGCCCGCCGCCGGCCGGCGGGGCCTGCACCGCCAGCTACCGCACCACCAACACCTGGTCCGGCGGCTTCCAGGCCGAGGTCACCGTGACCGCCGGCAGCGCGCCGATCAAGGGCTGGGCCGTGCAGTGGACGCTGAGCGGCGGGCAGAGCGTCAGCCAGGTGTGGAGCGGCACCCTGAGCACCAGCGGCACGACGGCGACCGTGCGCGACGTGTCGTACAACGGGGCGCTGGCCGCCGGCGGCTCGACCACCTTCGGCTTCCTGGCCAACGGTCCGACGTCGAACCCCGCGCTCACCTGCACCGCGTCCTGA
- a CDS encoding ricin-type beta-trefoil lectin domain protein: MVGLRQPGRRPRPMAALAASMLAATALVAVTAGPARAATSITVNGTSGGHTFDGVGAVSGGGGNSGLLIDYPEPQRGQILDYLFKPGYGAALQILKVEMGGDTNSTSGAEPSHEHARGDLNCNRGYEWWIMEQAKARNPAIKLAALPWGAPGWIGNGTFMSQDMINYFVDWLGCARQHNLTMDYITAAQNEKLTDANWTINLRSALNNNGYGAVKIIYGDDYPGSWNPANAVASNTTLRNSIDVLSGHYPCGYLSAQTSCSVSSTAAGTGKTLWDSEGGSQDYNDGAKPLARGINRGYIDGRMVAYLNWDLIAAITPNLPWATVGLILANQPWSGWYAVGKDTWALAHTTQFTAPGWKYLDSASGYLGGNRANGSYVSLKSPNNTDYSTIIETMDATSAQQLTVTVTGGLSTGPVHVWATNLNSGNTADHFVHTTDLTPSGGSFSLTVQPGYLYSLTTTTGPQKGTATSPPQGSLGLPYRDDFDSYATGRMPKYLQDMQGAFETVGCGGGRAGTCLRQMSPQAPITWKTLADPATYGGNLSWGNYTVSADVLLEKAGYAQLEGHVGSTNLDPIGRYNAYFLRVTDTGSWSILRNNTAGQLTTLRSGTVAALGTNRWHALSLGFAGSTITATVDGATVGTASDATFGTGQVGFGTSQGETAQFDNLAVLAGPGGDPGGITNVVRNTASGRCLDVPNQSQTNGTQVTLWDCNGGANQQWTSTGGKQLQVYGSKCLDANAQGTTPGTKVIIWDCNGGTNQQWNLNGDGTVTGVQSGLCLAPNGGATANSTPIVLATCTGGNDQKWSRS, from the coding sequence ATGGTGGGACTCAGACAACCCGGCCGTCGTCCCCGGCCGATGGCGGCGCTGGCCGCCTCGATGCTGGCCGCCACCGCCCTGGTGGCGGTGACCGCCGGCCCCGCGCGGGCCGCCACGTCGATCACCGTCAACGGCACCTCCGGCGGGCACACCTTCGACGGGGTGGGCGCGGTCAGCGGCGGCGGCGGCAACAGCGGGCTGCTCATCGACTATCCCGAGCCGCAGCGGGGCCAGATCCTGGACTACCTGTTCAAGCCCGGCTACGGCGCCGCCCTGCAGATCCTCAAGGTGGAGATGGGCGGGGACACCAACTCGACCAGCGGCGCCGAGCCCAGCCACGAGCACGCCCGCGGTGATCTCAACTGCAACCGCGGCTACGAGTGGTGGATCATGGAGCAGGCCAAGGCCCGCAACCCCGCCATCAAGCTGGCGGCGCTGCCGTGGGGCGCCCCGGGCTGGATCGGCAACGGCACGTTCATGTCCCAGGACATGATCAATTACTTCGTGGACTGGCTGGGCTGCGCCAGGCAGCACAACCTGACCATGGACTACATCACCGCCGCGCAGAACGAGAAGCTGACCGACGCCAACTGGACCATCAACCTGCGCAGCGCGCTCAACAACAACGGCTACGGCGCTGTGAAGATCATCTACGGGGACGACTACCCGGGCAGCTGGAACCCGGCCAACGCGGTGGCGAGCAACACCACCCTGCGCAACAGCATCGACGTGCTCAGCGGCCACTACCCGTGCGGCTACCTCAGCGCGCAGACCTCGTGCTCGGTGTCGTCGACCGCGGCCGGCACCGGCAAGACGCTCTGGGACAGCGAGGGCGGCTCCCAGGACTACAACGACGGCGCGAAGCCACTGGCCCGGGGCATCAACCGCGGCTACATCGACGGTCGGATGGTCGCCTACCTCAACTGGGACCTGATCGCGGCGATCACCCCGAACCTGCCGTGGGCCACCGTCGGCCTGATCCTGGCCAACCAGCCCTGGTCCGGCTGGTACGCCGTCGGCAAGGACACCTGGGCGCTGGCGCACACCACCCAGTTCACCGCGCCCGGCTGGAAGTACCTGGACTCCGCCAGCGGCTACCTCGGCGGCAACCGCGCCAACGGCAGCTACGTCTCGCTGAAGTCGCCGAACAACACCGACTACAGCACGATCATCGAGACGATGGACGCCACCAGCGCCCAGCAGCTCACCGTCACCGTCACCGGCGGCCTCTCCACCGGCCCGGTGCACGTCTGGGCGACCAACCTCAACTCCGGCAACACCGCCGACCACTTCGTGCACACCACCGACCTGACCCCGTCGGGCGGGAGCTTCTCGCTGACCGTGCAGCCCGGCTACCTCTACAGCCTCACCACCACCACCGGCCCACAGAAGGGCACCGCGACCAGCCCGCCGCAGGGCTCGCTCGGCCTGCCGTACCGCGACGACTTCGACAGCTACGCCACCGGCCGGATGCCGAAGTACCTGCAGGACATGCAGGGCGCCTTCGAGACCGTCGGCTGCGGCGGCGGCCGCGCCGGCACCTGCCTGCGCCAGATGTCGCCGCAGGCCCCCATCACCTGGAAGACCCTCGCCGACCCGGCGACCTACGGCGGGAACCTGAGCTGGGGCAACTACACCGTCTCCGCCGACGTCCTGCTGGAGAAGGCCGGCTACGCCCAACTGGAGGGCCACGTCGGCAGCACCAACCTCGATCCCATCGGCCGCTACAACGCGTACTTCCTGCGGGTCACCGACACCGGGTCCTGGTCGATCCTGCGCAACAACACCGCCGGGCAGCTCACCACGCTGCGCAGCGGCACGGTCGCGGCGCTCGGCACCAACCGCTGGCACGCCCTCTCGCTCGGCTTCGCCGGCAGCACCATCACCGCCACCGTGGACGGCGCGACGGTCGGCACCGCGAGCGACGCCACCTTCGGCACCGGCCAGGTCGGCTTCGGCACCAGCCAGGGCGAGACCGCACAGTTCGACAACCTCGCCGTGCTGGCCGGCCCCGGCGGTGACCCCGGCGGCATCACCAACGTGGTGCGCAACACCGCCTCCGGCCGCTGCCTGGACGTGCCCAACCAGTCCCAGACCAACGGCACCCAGGTGACGCTCTGGGACTGCAACGGCGGCGCGAACCAGCAGTGGACCTCCACCGGCGGCAAGCAGCTCCAGGTGTACGGCAGCAAGTGCCTGGACGCCAACGCGCAGGGCACCACGCCCGGCACCAAGGTGATCATCTGGGACTGCAACGGCGGCACCAACCAGCAGTGGAACCTCAACGGCGACGGCACCGTCACCGGCGTCCAGTCCGGCCTCTGCCTCGCCCCCAACGGCGGCGCGACCGCCAACAGCACACCGATCGTGCTGGCCACCTGCACCGGTGGCAACGACCAGAAGTGGAGCCGGAGCTGA
- a CDS encoding FAD-dependent oxidoreductase, whose translation MAVLTADDPARTVSAVAAAVWYPSHTEAEPRVLRWARDTHAELRRQAADGVPGVVDRATRMWLRRPYAGPPWWADACGDLVAEPASPPYTALLRFTAPTVTMTRYLPWLYRQVAADGGRIVRRALDRLGDAHEFAPTVVNATGLAAGRLAADPAVHPVRGHVVLVANPGLTVSVRDEDDPAGLTYVHPRERDVVLGGTYQVGVGHTRPDPETAAAIRRRCVALVPGLADAPVLGERIGLRPARHGGPRVERDRSDGRLVHAYGHGGSGVTLSWGCAAEVADLALS comes from the coding sequence GTGGCCGTGCTGACCGCCGACGATCCGGCGCGGACGGTGTCGGCCGTGGCCGCTGCGGTCTGGTACCCGAGCCACACCGAGGCGGAGCCCCGGGTGCTGCGCTGGGCCCGGGACACGCACGCCGAGCTGCGCCGCCAGGCGGCCGACGGGGTGCCCGGGGTGGTCGACCGGGCGACCCGGATGTGGCTGCGCCGCCCGTACGCCGGGCCGCCGTGGTGGGCGGACGCCTGCGGTGACCTGGTGGCCGAGCCGGCGTCCCCGCCGTACACGGCGCTGCTGCGGTTCACCGCGCCCACGGTGACGATGACCCGCTACCTGCCCTGGTTGTACCGGCAGGTCGCGGCGGACGGTGGCCGGATCGTGCGGCGCGCGCTGGACCGGCTGGGTGACGCGCACGAGTTCGCCCCCACCGTGGTCAACGCCACCGGCCTGGCCGCCGGCCGGCTCGCCGCCGACCCGGCCGTGCACCCGGTGCGCGGGCACGTCGTGCTGGTGGCGAACCCGGGCCTGACCGTCTCGGTACGCGACGAGGACGACCCGGCCGGCCTCACCTACGTGCACCCGCGGGAGCGCGACGTGGTGCTCGGCGGCACCTACCAGGTGGGGGTCGGGCACACCCGGCCGGACCCGGAGACGGCGGCGGCGATCCGGCGTCGGTGCGTCGCCCTGGTCCCGGGGCTCGCCGACGCGCCGGTGCTCGGGGAGCGGATCGGGTTGCGGCCGGCCCGGCACGGCGGGCCCCGGGTCGAGCGGGACCGGTCGGACGGCCGGCTGGTGCACGCCTACGGGCACGGCGGGTCGGGGGTGACGCTCTCCTGGGGCTGCGCGGCCGAGGTGGCGGACCTCGCCCTGAGCTGA
- a CDS encoding septum formation family protein, producing MRRWRRGAALAAAVMMVLSGCGAPAGTDGDLVDDWSLVGEVRQFTPAVGDCHLIGDPTGYLSSYQPVDCGRAHLVETFHVGRFTGASAARPTPPKVGSAALRPAYAECDTRAREFLGGDWHGARLVVQVVPPSPNGWAGGSRWFRCDLFEVSAVETGADNESDWPAQHAGTLRDALKDPASPLAYGCASPHTGGTVQVSCAAPHWIEYAGTWTAPETPFAALAGNENRINAACRTVIAGYVELPVDRLLPYRTGSLYGLPSQAAWARGDRQVRCFLWSYTQLKRSVRGAGPAALPVR from the coding sequence ATGCGACGGTGGCGACGTGGGGCGGCGCTGGCCGCCGCGGTCATGATGGTGCTGTCCGGCTGCGGCGCGCCGGCCGGCACGGACGGCGACCTCGTGGACGACTGGAGCCTGGTCGGCGAGGTGCGGCAGTTCACCCCGGCGGTGGGCGACTGCCACCTGATCGGTGATCCCACCGGCTACCTGAGCAGCTACCAGCCGGTGGACTGCGGCCGGGCGCACCTGGTCGAGACGTTCCACGTCGGCCGGTTCACCGGCGCGTCGGCGGCCCGGCCCACGCCACCGAAGGTCGGTTCGGCGGCGCTGCGGCCGGCGTACGCCGAGTGCGACACCCGGGCCCGTGAGTTTCTCGGCGGGGACTGGCACGGAGCCCGGCTGGTGGTGCAGGTCGTGCCGCCGTCGCCGAACGGCTGGGCGGGCGGCAGCCGCTGGTTCCGCTGCGACCTCTTCGAGGTCAGTGCCGTCGAGACCGGTGCCGACAACGAGTCGGACTGGCCCGCCCAGCACGCCGGCACCCTGCGCGACGCGCTCAAGGACCCGGCATCGCCGCTGGCGTACGGGTGCGCGTCGCCGCACACCGGAGGGACGGTCCAGGTGTCGTGCGCCGCGCCGCACTGGATCGAGTACGCCGGCACCTGGACCGCCCCGGAGACGCCCTTCGCCGCGCTGGCCGGCAACGAGAACCGGATCAACGCCGCCTGCCGGACGGTGATCGCCGGCTACGTCGAGCTGCCCGTCGACCGGCTGCTGCCGTACCGCACCGGCAGCCTGTACGGGCTGCCCTCGCAGGCGGCCTGGGCCCGGGGCGACCGGCAGGTCCGCTGCTTCCTCTGGTCCTACACGCAGCTGAAGCGATCGGTGCGGGGTGCCGGACCGGCGGCGCTGCCGGTGCGCTGA
- a CDS encoding TIGR03086 family metal-binding protein, which produces MAPSDGPAERHRQVGRAFTDRVRGTRSWDVPAPVAGWTARDVVRHLVDWLPPFLAGGAGVRLPAGPAVDDDPAAAWQHHCDAVQSLLDDPGTSGRRLTNPHLGELPLDRAIDQFYTTDVFLHTWDLARATGQDDRLDQDSCARLLAGMEPMEQLIRSSGQYGPRVPVPADADAQDRLLGFIGRDPAWVP; this is translated from the coding sequence ATGGCGCCGTCTGACGGGCCCGCCGAACGGCACCGCCAGGTCGGCCGCGCGTTCACCGACCGGGTCCGGGGCACCCGCTCCTGGGACGTGCCCGCGCCGGTCGCGGGATGGACCGCCCGGGACGTCGTACGCCATCTGGTCGACTGGTTGCCGCCGTTCCTGGCCGGCGGCGCCGGGGTCCGGCTGCCGGCCGGACCGGCGGTCGACGACGACCCGGCTGCCGCCTGGCAGCACCACTGCGACGCGGTGCAGTCCCTGCTGGACGACCCGGGCACGAGTGGCCGCCGGCTGACCAATCCGCACCTCGGCGAGCTGCCGCTGGACCGGGCGATCGACCAGTTCTACACCACCGACGTCTTCCTGCACACCTGGGACCTGGCCCGGGCCACCGGCCAGGACGACCGCCTCGACCAGGACTCCTGTGCCCGGTTGCTGGCCGGAATGGAGCCGATGGAGCAGCTCATCCGCTCGTCCGGCCAGTACGGTCCCCGGGTGCCGGTGCCGGCGGACGCCGACGCGCAGGACCGGCTGTTGGGCTTCATCGGCCGCGACCCGGCCTGGGTGCCCTGA
- a CDS encoding SRPBCC family protein — MSGNAETTIEADPKVPVIRLSREFDATPEQLFRAHTDPRLFAQWVGPDRMDTRIEEWDARSGGSWRYVATRDGQEYAFRGCFHDVRPDRIVQTFTFDGQPDGVALETLWFERLDNGRTLLRAQSLVESFEARDAWLASGMEVGVDQGYAKLDRLVADGAV, encoded by the coding sequence ATGAGCGGCAACGCCGAGACCACCATCGAGGCCGACCCGAAGGTGCCGGTCATCCGGCTGTCCCGGGAGTTCGACGCCACGCCCGAGCAACTGTTCCGGGCGCACACCGATCCGCGGCTGTTCGCCCAGTGGGTCGGTCCCGACCGGATGGACACCCGCATCGAGGAGTGGGACGCGCGCTCCGGCGGCAGCTGGCGCTACGTCGCCACCCGCGACGGCCAGGAGTACGCGTTCCGGGGCTGCTTCCACGACGTGCGGCCGGACCGGATCGTGCAGACGTTCACCTTCGACGGGCAGCCCGACGGGGTGGCGCTGGAGACGCTCTGGTTCGAGCGGCTCGACAACGGTCGCACCCTGCTGCGGGCCCAGTCCCTGGTGGAGAGCTTCGAGGCCCGGGACGCCTGGCTCGCCAGCGGCATGGAGGTCGGCGTCGACCAGGGGTACGCCAAGCTCGACAGGCTGGTGGCCGATGGCGCCGTCTGA
- a CDS encoding ArsR/SmtB family transcription factor → MAADTLSRVFAALADPTRRDMVARLAAGDATVNQLAEPYPMTLQAVYKHLKVLEDAGVVSRPAGPQPRPVRLEAEVFDLMDTWIERYRHRAEQRYRRLDAVLAQLDQEATTDPTEKGTTT, encoded by the coding sequence ATGGCGGCGGACACGCTGTCGCGGGTCTTCGCGGCACTCGCGGATCCGACCAGGCGGGACATGGTGGCCCGGCTCGCGGCGGGCGACGCCACCGTCAACCAGCTCGCCGAGCCGTACCCGATGACGCTCCAGGCGGTCTACAAGCACCTCAAGGTGCTGGAGGACGCCGGGGTGGTGAGCAGGCCGGCGGGGCCGCAGCCCCGTCCGGTGCGACTGGAGGCGGAGGTCTTCGACCTGATGGACACGTGGATCGAGCGCTACCGGCACCGGGCCGAACAGCGCTACCGCCGGCTCGACGCCGTCCTGGCCCAGCTCGACCAGGAGGCGACGACCGACCCGACCGAGAAGGGAACCACGACATGA
- a CDS encoding alpha/beta hydrolase family protein, whose protein sequence is MARAPLTAESVVDGWAPQAVTLSPDGNWVAYVVAPLARAGDRPVSELWVAAVDGATAPRRLTSDEAYESAPRWAADSRTVHFLSDRAERGTAQLHRVGLVDGATRAVTAWAGGVSGHLPLAEPDLVVLIAADEPTAEDERRVRERDDARVRGERVRPDRLRLLDVGSGRVRTPDAFGDRHVVEVAQRPDDGLLAVLTWSAPEVDPGLVEPALHLLDPVSGVARDLGPAAAGASSLVWWAAADGWHLAYLATTPPALVGGDAVLDVTVPSRGPAGEHRNLTAGTTVCPSGLVQVDTGPPLVLVADGLDTAIHRLDPDGPRLAPVSRVEGLATSLTTSRDGDVVAAVLSTSYRPKDVHAGPTAGPLTRLSDLRPELRDVRWGVQQRLSYRAADGLPLDGLLILPAGRAPDDGPFPLVTLVHGGPYDRHADRLMLDWHPSGQWLATAGYAVFLPNPRGGRGHGHDFAVRVAGAVGLADWPDVCAGIDLLVADGVADPDRLGIGGWSHGGFLAAWAVGQTDRFRAAVTGAGISDWGMLAATGEQGRFEAALGGSHGWEGPGPHHHDRLSPISYAARVRTPVLILHGEEDTNVPVSQAEFFHRALRAFGVEHEYVVYPRENHAIRERSHQLDVLRRTRAWFDRWLG, encoded by the coding sequence GTGGCCCGCGCACCGCTCACCGCCGAGTCCGTGGTCGACGGGTGGGCCCCGCAGGCGGTGACGCTGTCACCGGACGGCAACTGGGTCGCCTACGTGGTCGCCCCGCTCGCGCGGGCCGGCGACCGACCGGTCAGTGAACTCTGGGTCGCCGCCGTCGACGGTGCCACCGCTCCGCGCCGCCTGACCTCGGACGAGGCGTACGAGTCGGCGCCGCGATGGGCCGCCGACTCCCGGACGGTCCACTTCCTCTCCGACCGGGCCGAGCGGGGCACCGCGCAGCTGCACCGGGTGGGGCTCGTCGACGGCGCGACGCGGGCCGTCACCGCCTGGGCCGGCGGGGTGTCCGGACATCTTCCGCTGGCCGAGCCCGACCTGGTCGTACTGATCGCCGCCGACGAACCGACCGCCGAGGACGAGCGCCGGGTGCGGGAGCGGGACGACGCCCGGGTCCGGGGCGAGCGGGTACGACCGGACCGGCTGCGGCTGCTCGACGTCGGCAGCGGACGGGTCCGGACGCCGGACGCGTTCGGCGACCGTCATGTCGTCGAGGTGGCCCAGCGGCCCGACGACGGGCTGCTGGCCGTGCTGACCTGGTCGGCTCCCGAGGTGGACCCGGGCCTGGTGGAGCCTGCTCTGCACCTGCTCGACCCCGTCAGCGGCGTCGCGCGGGACCTCGGCCCGGCCGCAGCCGGCGCGTCCTCGCTCGTCTGGTGGGCGGCCGCCGACGGCTGGCACCTGGCGTACCTGGCCACGACTCCGCCCGCCCTGGTGGGCGGCGACGCCGTGCTCGACGTCACCGTGCCGTCGCGCGGTCCGGCGGGTGAGCACCGCAACCTGACCGCCGGCACGACCGTCTGTCCCAGCGGCCTCGTCCAGGTCGACACCGGTCCGCCGCTGGTGCTGGTCGCCGACGGGCTCGACACCGCGATCCACCGGCTCGATCCGGACGGGCCCCGGCTCGCCCCGGTGTCCCGGGTGGAGGGTCTGGCCACCTCGTTGACCACCAGCCGGGACGGGGACGTCGTGGCGGCGGTGTTGAGCACCTCGTACCGGCCCAAGGACGTCCACGCCGGCCCGACGGCGGGTCCGTTGACCCGGCTCAGCGACCTACGGCCCGAACTGCGCGACGTGCGGTGGGGCGTCCAGCAGCGGTTGTCGTACCGGGCGGCGGACGGGCTGCCACTGGACGGGCTGCTGATCCTGCCCGCTGGCCGCGCCCCCGACGACGGGCCGTTCCCGCTGGTGACGCTGGTGCACGGGGGGCCGTACGACCGGCACGCCGACCGGCTCATGCTCGACTGGCATCCGTCCGGCCAGTGGCTGGCCACCGCGGGCTACGCGGTCTTCCTGCCGAACCCGCGCGGCGGCCGGGGGCACGGCCACGACTTCGCGGTCCGCGTCGCCGGCGCGGTCGGCCTGGCCGACTGGCCCGACGTCTGCGCCGGCATCGACCTGCTCGTCGCCGACGGCGTCGCCGACCCGGACCGGCTGGGCATCGGCGGCTGGAGCCACGGCGGATTCCTGGCCGCGTGGGCGGTCGGGCAGACCGACCGGTTCCGGGCCGCCGTGACGGGCGCCGGCATCAGCGACTGGGGGATGCTCGCCGCGACCGGCGAGCAGGGTCGGTTCGAGGCCGCCCTCGGCGGCAGCCACGGCTGGGAGGGGCCGGGTCCGCACCACCACGACCGGCTCAGCCCGATCTCGTACGCCGCCCGGGTCCGCACGCCGGTGCTGATCCTGCACGGCGAGGAGGACACCAACGTGCCGGTGTCCCAGGCCGAGTTCTTCCACCGCGCACTGCGTGCGTTCGGGGTCGAGCACGAGTACGTCGTCTACCCCCGGGAGAACCACGCGATCCGCGAACGGTCCCACCAGCTCGACGTGCTGCGGCGTACCCGGGCGTGGTTCGACAGGTGGCTCGGCTGA
- a CDS encoding TetR/AcrR family transcriptional regulator: MSPRRTPVSRRDRPAKPPLSRAGTVAVALRIMREEGLERVTMRRLAAELDTGPASLYVYVHNMAELHGAILDELLSDLHLPATGGAEDRWRADLRALLTEYTELLIRYPSLARSVLTLRPSGPNYVRLIDRVLGLLHAGGVPTAQAAWGVDLLLQHCTATAAEQGTRDEAVEADGEHDLLVEALREAEETDHPDVARARDDLFSGTGPQRLAWTFEALIAGIHSVAPPRPEPAR, translated from the coding sequence ATGAGCCCCCGCCGCACCCCGGTCAGCCGCCGTGACCGGCCCGCCAAGCCCCCGCTGAGCCGCGCGGGCACCGTCGCCGTGGCGCTGCGGATCATGCGGGAGGAAGGGCTGGAGCGCGTGACGATGCGCCGCCTGGCCGCCGAACTCGACACCGGCCCGGCCTCGCTCTACGTGTACGTGCACAACATGGCCGAGCTGCACGGCGCGATCCTGGACGAGTTGCTGAGCGACCTGCACCTGCCCGCGACCGGCGGCGCGGAGGACCGGTGGCGCGCGGACCTGCGCGCCCTGCTCACCGAATACACCGAGCTGTTGATCAGGTATCCGAGCCTGGCCCGCTCGGTGCTGACCCTGCGCCCCTCGGGGCCGAACTACGTCCGACTGATCGACCGGGTGCTCGGCCTCCTGCACGCCGGAGGCGTGCCGACGGCGCAGGCGGCGTGGGGTGTCGACCTGCTCCTGCAACACTGCACCGCCACGGCCGCCGAACAGGGCACCCGGGACGAGGCGGTCGAGGCCGACGGCGAGCACGACCTCCTGGTGGAGGCGCTGCGCGAGGCGGAGGAGACCGACCACCCGGACGTCGCCCGCGCCCGCGACGACCTGTTCTCCGGCACCGGTCCGCAACGGCTGGCCTGGACCTTCGAGGCCCTGATCGCCGGCATCCACTCCGTCGCACCGCCCCGACCGGAACCCGCCCGCTGA